Proteins encoded within one genomic window of Chitinophaga parva:
- a CDS encoding DinB family protein has product MRNVIQAVREALQNNFKELDNWFDKEADLVAYKPAKDQWSVREVLEHISLTNYFLLLIINKSTRRALDRKRAGHNVIISSDYDHKFEEIDALGKANGGWIRPEHMEPTGQKNMDDVRNLLKQQYAQCMYNLSLLKNGEGRLVYTNMSVNKLGKLDIYQYIYFLTKHIERHIRQMKRLEKQFAGEKLLTAAAS; this is encoded by the coding sequence ATGAGAAACGTAATTCAGGCAGTAAGAGAGGCATTGCAGAACAACTTTAAGGAATTGGACAACTGGTTCGATAAGGAAGCGGACTTGGTGGCTTACAAACCGGCCAAGGACCAGTGGAGTGTGCGTGAGGTACTGGAACATATCAGTTTGACCAATTACTTTCTCCTGCTCATTATTAACAAGAGTACCCGCCGTGCGCTGGACCGCAAGCGTGCGGGCCACAACGTGATCATCTCTTCCGATTATGATCACAAATTTGAGGAGATAGACGCCCTGGGTAAGGCCAATGGCGGCTGGATCCGCCCGGAACACATGGAGCCTACCGGGCAAAAGAACATGGACGACGTGCGTAACCTGCTGAAGCAGCAGTATGCGCAGTGCATGTATAACCTGTCCCTCCTCAAAAACGGGGAAGGCCGCCTGGTGTACACGAACATGTCTGTAAATAAACTGGGTAAACTGGACATCTATCAATATATCTATTTCCTGACCAAACACATTGAACGCCACATCCGCCAGATGAAAAGGCTGGAAAAACAGTTTGCCGGGGAGAAATTGCTCACTGCTGCCGCCAGTTGA
- a CDS encoding PA0069 family radical SAM protein, which produces MTLPFDTGLQEEAYYKGRGAQLNPKNKFLTGEYAQEHPEGIDEWWQADVPTQVLQEHAKTLVNKVESPDVGMWYSMNPYQGCEHGCIYCYARNSHQYWGMSAGLDFERKIVVKQNAPELLRKFLDNKNWQVKPLSLSGNTDCYQPQERKLFVTRQLLEVALEYKQPVGIITKNSLVLRDKYILQQLAKDNLVVVYMSVTTLNEDLRLKMEPRTATGLQRLKVVKELSELGIPVGVMTAPLIPGLNEHEMPKLLEAAANAGAKWAGYTIVRLNDAVKIIFKDWLFKNFPDRADKVWHLIESCHGGTVNDSEFGRRMRGEGNVAAMINQQFKIHTKRLGLNMERFDFNTSIFKRPQAQLSLFD; this is translated from the coding sequence ATGACCTTGCCGTTTGATACTGGATTGCAGGAGGAGGCCTATTATAAAGGCAGGGGGGCGCAGCTGAACCCAAAGAACAAGTTCCTGACGGGCGAGTATGCGCAGGAACACCCGGAAGGCATAGACGAGTGGTGGCAGGCCGACGTACCAACCCAGGTGCTGCAGGAACATGCGAAGACCCTTGTCAATAAAGTGGAGAGCCCGGATGTAGGCATGTGGTATTCTATGAACCCGTACCAGGGCTGCGAGCATGGTTGTATTTATTGTTATGCCCGGAACTCCCACCAATACTGGGGTATGAGTGCAGGGTTGGATTTTGAGCGGAAGATCGTGGTGAAGCAAAATGCGCCGGAGTTGCTGCGCAAGTTCCTGGATAACAAGAACTGGCAGGTGAAGCCCCTGAGCCTTTCCGGTAATACGGACTGTTATCAACCCCAGGAACGCAAGCTGTTTGTAACGCGCCAGTTGTTGGAAGTGGCGCTGGAATACAAACAGCCGGTGGGCATCATCACCAAGAATTCCCTGGTGCTGCGCGATAAATATATTTTGCAACAGCTGGCCAAGGATAACCTGGTGGTGGTTTATATGTCAGTGACCACCCTTAACGAAGACCTGCGCCTGAAGATGGAGCCCCGCACGGCTACCGGCCTGCAGCGCCTCAAGGTGGTAAAAGAGCTGTCGGAGCTGGGCATCCCCGTGGGGGTAATGACGGCCCCCCTGATCCCCGGCCTTAACGAGCACGAGATGCCCAAGCTGCTGGAAGCCGCTGCCAATGCGGGCGCCAAATGGGCCGGCTACACTATTGTGCGCCTCAATGATGCGGTGAAGATCATTTTCAAGGACTGGCTGTTTAAAAACTTCCCCGACCGGGCGGACAAGGTGTGGCATCTTATAGAAAGCTGCCATGGCGGTACGGTGAATGACAGTGAATTTGGCCGCCGCATGCGGGGAGAGGGAAATGTGGCGGCGATGATCAACCAGCAGTTTAAGATCCATACCAAGCGGCTGGGGCTTAATATGGAGCGGTTTGATTTCAACACCAGTATTTTCAAACGGCCGCAGGCGCAGTTGTCGTTGTTTGATTAG
- a CDS encoding MutS-related protein: MQPTEIYADKIKTLQAQLRATALHLKWLSFARLLAFLAAATFAWKCIDRDPWAMAPLGILAALVVFAFILRRYQRASRQEALLKALLQLNEKEHQLATVHVSTFDDGQRFVDEGHAFAGDLDIFGPASLYHHMNRAGTLSGRERLANLLKHPLQHAASIQATQEVVKDLAARLEFRQHIAAQASLTDEQPNDRHRLETWFGMPVRFLHSKGLNILRYISLALTLIAAVISIRNQSMYPVGVMILVNAVILSTVTAKVTEQHRHLSSQEKTLYRFAAILALINKEQFTARGLQKLQEQVKEADDALRKLARISNALDQRANLLVLLFLQPLCLYDLHCAFAVERWKTRYQGQVHEWLAVIAELEAWNSLATFAYNHPAYAYPVVDEQEEGIVAAGLCHPLIPPEQCVKNDCTLTGETQFLIITGSNMSGKSTFLRSVGTNLVLAMCGAPVGATTFIFAPMQVMTSMRIKDSIAKHTSYFQAELQRLQQIVTALQRGQRVFIILDEILKGTNSEDKLSGSRKLVEKFLRYNCLGMIATHDLELGQLENTYPEQVKNYCFESTINEAGLHFDYRIRPGIARNKNATFLMQQMEII, encoded by the coding sequence ATGCAACCAACCGAGATATACGCAGATAAGATCAAAACACTGCAGGCACAACTCCGGGCCACTGCCCTGCACCTAAAATGGCTGTCATTTGCCCGCCTGCTGGCTTTCCTGGCGGCAGCCACCTTTGCCTGGAAATGTATAGACCGTGATCCCTGGGCGATGGCGCCGCTGGGCATACTGGCGGCATTAGTGGTATTTGCGTTTATCCTCCGGCGTTATCAACGGGCCTCCCGCCAGGAGGCCCTGCTGAAAGCCTTGTTGCAGCTGAATGAAAAAGAGCATCAGCTGGCCACCGTGCATGTTTCCACCTTTGATGACGGGCAGCGTTTTGTGGATGAAGGACATGCCTTCGCCGGTGACCTGGATATATTTGGCCCTGCATCCCTTTATCATCACATGAACCGCGCCGGCACGCTTTCCGGCCGGGAAAGGCTGGCCAACCTGCTGAAGCATCCCCTGCAACACGCTGCCTCCATACAGGCCACCCAGGAGGTAGTGAAAGACCTGGCGGCCAGGTTGGAATTTCGCCAGCACATAGCTGCCCAGGCCAGCCTTACAGACGAACAGCCCAATGACCGGCACCGGTTGGAAACCTGGTTTGGTATGCCGGTGCGGTTCCTGCACAGCAAAGGACTGAACATACTGCGTTACATTAGCCTGGCGCTCACGCTGATAGCGGCGGTGATCAGCATCCGCAACCAGAGCATGTACCCGGTGGGCGTAATGATCCTGGTCAATGCCGTGATATTGAGCACCGTTACGGCAAAAGTGACGGAACAACACCGGCATTTATCCAGCCAGGAAAAAACGCTGTACCGGTTTGCCGCAATACTGGCATTGATAAATAAGGAACAGTTTACCGCCCGTGGCCTGCAAAAACTGCAGGAGCAGGTGAAAGAAGCAGATGATGCCCTGCGCAAGCTGGCCCGGATCAGCAATGCGCTGGACCAGCGGGCCAACCTGCTGGTGCTGCTTTTTTTACAGCCGCTTTGTTTATATGACCTGCATTGCGCCTTTGCGGTGGAGCGCTGGAAAACGCGTTACCAGGGACAGGTGCACGAATGGCTGGCCGTGATCGCAGAACTGGAAGCGTGGAACAGCCTGGCCACCTTTGCCTACAACCATCCCGCTTATGCCTACCCGGTGGTGGATGAGCAGGAAGAAGGTATTGTGGCTGCGGGCCTTTGCCACCCGCTGATCCCGCCGGAACAGTGCGTGAAAAACGACTGCACGCTTACCGGTGAAACCCAGTTCCTCATTATTACCGGATCTAACATGAGTGGCAAGAGCACCTTCCTGCGCAGCGTAGGCACTAACCTGGTGCTGGCCATGTGCGGGGCGCCGGTAGGGGCCACCACCTTTATTTTTGCGCCTATGCAGGTGATGACCAGCATGCGCATTAAGGATTCCATTGCCAAGCACACATCTTATTTCCAGGCAGAATTACAGCGCCTCCAGCAGATTGTTACGGCGCTGCAGCGGGGGCAGCGCGTGTTCATCATCCTGGATGAAATTCTGAAAGGCACTAATTCAGAAGATAAATTATCCGGCTCCCGCAAACTGGTGGAGAAGTTCCTGCGGTATAACTGCCTGGGCATGATCGCCACGCATGACCTGGAGCTGGGCCAGTTGGAGAATACCTATCCCGAGCAGGTGAAGAATTATTGCTTTGAAAGCACCATCAATGAGGCGGGCCTGCATTTCGATTACCGGATCCGGCCCGGCATTGCCCGGAATAAAAATGCTACGTTCCTGATGCAGCAAATGGAAATTATTTAA